In Candidatus Polarisedimenticolia bacterium, a genomic segment contains:
- a CDS encoding M14 family zinc carboxypeptidase, giving the protein MRRDSAFTGFIVVPHFHPGRLIVRTMTRLVLLPSSAIALVLAALLAGAPSSLAASRLGLQMYTLEGDAETIRAVTQGLELTGRRYTARGVTVDAVLSDAQRDAVAAAGVQIDLKRNARGETVQQQAVSQELAGYQVFRSWDEAGGIRDELYALAADNPQLVKLSVLGHTAQGREIIALKLTAGAATMPDGKRPAVLFSSLQHAREWISVEVNRRLLHYFVDNWRANQKEAKGLLQTTELWFVIVANPDGYQFTFDSERLWRKNVSDNDGDGQITLADGVDLNRNFGERWGYDDEGSSPDPSEETYRGPSPASEPETQALQGLIGRIKPRFQSNMHSTGELLLYGQGWQVGTLDADNPIYVAVAGTDANPAIPGFNPGQSADALYVTNGETTDFADKNAGTVALTVELGEGEPGAGFVFPDNEALIQAEFQKTLAFHLGLVRSAMQPATPVSPVGIVPQPFYLDQDDIDPQNGHHSLFDFKFAVSYGDPQEVRVLARRSLGAVTVRYRINNGIVRTASTSEWAGGARYGPGNGAYYHVMRGQVTGTKTGDTVTVSFAGGGRTSGSFTYTVESNTDKRVLILAAEDYTGASPASTGATAPSYLSFYADALTANGVAFDVYDVDAHGRSAPDNLGVLSHYDAVIWYTGNDIITREAGWGAGNASRLAMQELLEVRDYINEGGRVLYAGQRAGQQYTPDLADQLYDPFENLMCRSNDGVLPRCLALSGSGNGQSDPIEYFFGATITRVDGGLDPQTGVPFNVAGIDEPLTGAGPWSFNGADSAGNQNSNSSFFATADLLGITDPAGSFPQFASWPAAEYLTGISGAFEPHTGDWLVWSNLANAAYKRLSRTITVPAGGATLEFWTSYNLEFSFDYLVIEAHTVGQDNWTTLPDTNGHTSGDLSDDGACPGGWSALHPFLAHYQTLDSQTGRCSPTGSTGAWNAATGNSQGWQQWRIDLSSYAGTQVEVSITVLSDLSVQEFPGVFVDDISVSTGEGTTSFEGGLDGWTVPGAPPGDGANLNDWVRRGGLGIKEAAAVATEDTVYMGFGLEGVTGADTRNELMRVVIDYLLR; this is encoded by the coding sequence TTATCGTGGTGCCGCACTTTCATCCGGGGAGACTCATCGTGCGAACAATGACCCGTCTCGTCCTGCTGCCATCGTCCGCTATTGCGCTCGTGCTTGCAGCCCTGTTGGCTGGCGCTCCATCTTCGCTTGCTGCCTCCCGGTTGGGACTTCAGATGTATACGCTCGAGGGGGACGCGGAGACCATCCGGGCGGTCACCCAAGGCCTCGAGCTGACGGGGCGACGATACACGGCGCGGGGAGTTACTGTCGACGCTGTGCTGAGCGACGCCCAGCGCGACGCCGTGGCGGCGGCAGGAGTGCAAATCGACCTCAAGCGCAACGCCAGAGGCGAGACGGTCCAGCAACAGGCTGTCTCCCAGGAGCTCGCGGGCTACCAGGTTTTCCGCTCCTGGGATGAGGCGGGCGGCATCCGGGACGAGCTCTACGCGCTGGCGGCGGATAACCCGCAGCTCGTCAAGCTCTCCGTCCTCGGACATACGGCACAAGGCCGCGAGATCATCGCGCTGAAGCTCACCGCCGGCGCCGCCACCATGCCCGACGGCAAGCGCCCCGCCGTCCTGTTTTCGTCACTGCAGCATGCGCGCGAGTGGATCAGCGTCGAGGTCAATCGGCGACTGCTCCACTACTTCGTCGACAACTGGCGCGCCAACCAGAAGGAGGCAAAGGGGCTGCTGCAAACCACCGAGCTGTGGTTCGTGATCGTGGCCAATCCCGACGGGTACCAGTTCACGTTCGACTCCGAGCGCCTGTGGCGGAAGAACGTGAGTGACAACGACGGCGACGGCCAGATCACCCTCGCCGACGGTGTCGACCTGAATCGCAATTTCGGCGAGCGCTGGGGCTACGACGACGAGGGCTCTTCCCCGGACCCCTCGGAAGAGACCTATCGCGGGCCGAGTCCCGCTTCCGAGCCCGAGACTCAGGCCCTGCAGGGTCTGATCGGACGCATCAAACCCAGGTTCCAGTCCAACATGCATTCAACCGGTGAGCTGCTGCTCTACGGGCAGGGATGGCAGGTCGGCACGCTCGATGCCGACAATCCGATCTACGTCGCCGTCGCCGGCACCGACGCGAACCCCGCAATCCCGGGCTTCAACCCGGGCCAGTCAGCCGACGCGCTCTATGTAACCAATGGCGAGACGACCGACTTCGCGGACAAGAACGCGGGCACGGTTGCCCTCACGGTCGAGCTGGGCGAGGGCGAGCCGGGCGCGGGATTCGTGTTCCCCGACAACGAGGCTCTGATCCAGGCTGAGTTCCAGAAGACGCTCGCCTTCCATCTCGGCCTGGTTCGGTCGGCCATGCAGCCGGCTACCCCTGTGTCGCCGGTCGGCATCGTCCCGCAGCCGTTCTATCTCGACCAGGACGACATCGATCCGCAAAACGGGCATCACTCCCTGTTCGACTTCAAGTTCGCCGTCTCCTACGGCGATCCGCAGGAAGTACGCGTGCTCGCCAGGCGCAGCCTCGGTGCGGTCACCGTACGTTACCGGATCAACAACGGCATTGTGCGGACGGCGAGCACGAGCGAATGGGCCGGCGGGGCCCGCTACGGTCCGGGCAACGGCGCCTATTACCATGTGATGCGCGGGCAAGTGACCGGCACGAAGACCGGCGACACGGTGACGGTGTCGTTTGCCGGCGGAGGACGGACGAGCGGCTCGTTCACCTATACCGTCGAGTCCAATACCGATAAGCGTGTGTTGATTCTGGCGGCGGAGGACTACACGGGCGCATCGCCTGCGTCGACGGGCGCCACCGCGCCAAGCTATCTCTCGTTCTACGCGGACGCTCTCACGGCCAACGGGGTGGCTTTCGACGTCTATGATGTCGACGCCCACGGCCGTTCGGCACCTGACAACCTCGGCGTGCTCAGCCACTACGATGCGGTCATCTGGTACACGGGCAACGACATCATCACGCGCGAGGCCGGCTGGGGCGCGGGGAACGCTTCGCGGCTGGCAATGCAGGAGTTGCTGGAAGTACGGGACTACATCAATGAAGGGGGGCGTGTCCTGTACGCCGGGCAGCGGGCGGGGCAACAGTACACTCCGGACCTCGCCGATCAGCTGTACGATCCGTTCGAGAATCTGATGTGTCGGAGCAACGATGGGGTGCTGCCTCGTTGCCTGGCTCTATCGGGTTCGGGCAACGGTCAATCCGATCCCATCGAGTACTTCTTCGGTGCGACGATCACCAGGGTCGATGGCGGCCTCGACCCACAGACAGGAGTTCCCTTCAACGTCGCCGGCATCGATGAGCCGCTGACTGGGGCCGGGCCCTGGAGTTTCAACGGCGCCGACAGCGCAGGCAACCAGAACTCCAATTCGTCGTTCTTCGCGACCGCCGATCTCCTGGGGATCACCGATCCTGCGGGCAGCTTCCCCCAGTTCGCGAGCTGGCCAGCAGCCGAATATCTGACCGGCATCTCGGGTGCTTTCGAGCCACACACCGGGGATTGGCTCGTGTGGTCGAACCTTGCCAACGCGGCGTACAAGCGCCTTTCGCGCACCATCACCGTGCCGGCGGGAGGCGCGACGCTGGAGTTCTGGACCAGCTACAATCTCGAGTTTAGCTTCGACTACCTTGTGATCGAGGCCCATACCGTCGGACAGGACAACTGGACGACGCTCCCGGACACTAACGGTCACACTTCGGGCGACCTTTCCGACGACGGGGCCTGCCCCGGTGGATGGAGTGCGCTGCATCCTTTCCTGGCGCACTACCAGACGCTCGATTCGCAGACCGGAAGGTGCAGCCCGACCGGGTCGACCGGCGCCTGGAACGCCGCGACCGGAAACTCGCAAGGTTGGCAGCAGTGGCGCATCGATCTCTCCAGCTACGCGGGCACTCAGGTCGAAGTCTCGATCACGGTCTTGAGCGATCTGTCGGTGCAGGAATTCCCCGGCGTGTTCGTGGACGACATCTCCGTCTCCACCGGCGAGGGAACGACGTCATTTGAAGGCGGGTTGGACGGCTGGACCGTTCCCGGTGCCCCGCCCGGCGATGGAGCGAACCTCAATGACTGGGTACGCCGTGGCGGCCTGGGGATCAAGGAAGCCGCCGCCGTGGCAACGGAAGACACCGTGTATATGGGTTTCGGATTGGAAGGTGTGACCGGAGCGGACACGCGCAATGAGCTGATGAGGGTCGTAATCGACTATCTGCTGCGCTGA